In Arachis hypogaea cultivar Tifrunner chromosome 2, arahy.Tifrunner.gnm2.J5K5, whole genome shotgun sequence, a genomic segment contains:
- the LOC112735249 gene encoding 1-phosphatidylinositol-3-phosphate 5-kinase FAB1B has translation MDVVDKTFSDIVNVIKSWIPRRSEPANVSRDFWMPDQSCRVCYDCDSQFTLFNRRHHCRLCGRIFCNKCTANSIPAPVTSQINPWDEWEKIRVCNFCYKQWEQGVVAFNNNTQVSNLDCSATLSTLSSVSSKTSVTADSTNITLFSMPYSAGPYQQMQQGPCLNLHQSPMSGNNTDREVLSPPLGGRNDLAGDIGDPLQKQFEFPMNRSDDEDEYGVYQLDSEMRHYPQVNIYYGQAEFEGISNTDGSQKVHPDADNGNANLTSENGFDTQGLERNTAVGKSEDEPYIYENEAPSSLYVSEDVDAEPVDFENNGLLWLPPEPEDAEDERETFFVDEDDEDNDGNGNAIGEWGYLRNSNSFGSGEHRHKDRTSEEQKKVMKNVVDGHFRALVAQLLQVENLPVEDNGENVWMEIITSLSWEAATLLKPDTSKSGGMDPAGNVKVKCIACGSRIESTVVKGVVCKKNVAHRRMTSKVDKPRLLILGGALEYQRVANLLSSVDTLLQQEMDHLKMAVAKIASHQPNILLVEKSVSRYAQEYLLAKDISLVLNVKRPLLERIARCTGTQIVPSIDHLSSPKLGYCEAFHVEKFVENLSSAAAQGGKKPMKTLMFFDGCPKPLGCTILLKGADEEELKKVKHVVQYAVFAAYHLALETSFLADEGVFFPEIPLNSLPLPNTTSTIQRSISTVPDFVAPSSEKSQGLESDTGPRRTKSVSSTESYLPNDDPCESLQSASCISHTTAFYSSIVASGNAIPGSYNEKILPSKYTNDSTQPLEEETPEVNNSLGIMNDPTVNGYGPAEKLDHGILADTTQNDLKQISTNRSTVLELSSEDVQPEKAGITNEEKVPEEEAFPPSPSDHQSILVSLSSRCVWKGTMCERSQLFRIKYYGSFDKPLGRFLRDHLFDQSFRCHSCEMPSEAHVYCYTHQQGTLTISVKKLPEILLPGEREGKIWMWHRCLRCPRINGFPSATQRIVMSDAAWGLSFGKFLELSFSNHAAASRVASCGHSLHRDCLRFYGFGNMVACFRYASIDVHSVYLPPHKLDFDYGSQDWIQKESDEMVKRAEVLFSEVLNGLSKIGEKRSRAELEGMLQREKLEFEEMLHKVLNQEKRKGQPEIDILEIYRLRRQLLFQSYMWDSRLITGVNLFKSSDETDLSSTSSEDKEIHVDENQISVTTTAGSRFKSVDSIDGDPKKLKRSPSVGGVGGGYVKDSQSVAFHRDIDMPKNTNHKKEDQPNLPISKSIYDPSEPLEPELRVRRAMSEGPMSLMSSLSDTLDAKWTGGDHSSAQPDSFLAEATTTSMLKEASTVGDHAEDQNANKSIFSSKGQDNMEDSSSWLAMPFLNFYRQFNKNLFSSTTKFDTLVDSNPVYVSSFWNLELLGGARMLLPIGVNDTVIPIYDDEPSSVIAYALTSPEYHSQLNDDVERPKDASDLGSSYFSESTTLQSYSSTDEIAFDLQKSFGSVEEMLLSMPSRNSLMLDPTLYSKTMHAKVSFGEDGPLGKVRYLVTCYYAKRFEALRRVCCPSEFDYIRSLSRCKKWKAQGGKSNVFFAKTLDDRFVIKQVTKTELESFIKFGPGYFKYLSESIGSGSPTCLAKILGIYQITSKHLKGGKESKMDVLVMENLLFRRTVTRLYDLKGSSRSRYNPDPNGRNKVLLDQNLIEAMPTSPIFVGNKAKRLLERAVWNDTGFLASVDVMDYSLLVGVDEEKHELVLGIIDFMRQYTWDKHLETWVKASGILGGPKNASPTIISPKQYKKRFRKAMTTYFLMLPDQWSPPAIVGSSSQSDLGEDYTQGRSSVE, from the exons ATGGATGTAGTAGACAAGACATTTTCTGATATTGTCAACGTCATCAAATCATGGATTCCCAGGCGATCCGAACCAGCAAATGTGTCCAGGGATTTTTGGATGCCTGATCAGAGTTGTAGGGTATGCTACGATTGTGATTCCCAGTTCACCTTATTCAATCGAAGGCACCACTGTCGCCTTTGTGGACGAATTTTCTGTAACAAGTGTACTGCAAACTCAATTCCTGCTCCAGTTACCAGCCAGATCAATCCTTGGGATGAGTGGGAAAAGATTCGCGTATGCAATTTTTGTTACAAGCAATGGGAGCAAGGAGTAGTTGCTTTTAATAACAATACACAGGTTTCCAATCTGGATTGCAGTGCTACATTATCAACTTTGAGCTCGGTTAGCAGTAAAACCAGTGTTACTGCTGACAGTActaatattactcttttctccATGCCTTATTCAGCCGGGCCTTATCAACAAATGCAACAGGGTCCGTGTCTGAACTTGCATCAGTCTCCTATGAGTGGAAACAACACTGATAGGGAAGTTTTATCACCTCCATTAGGGGGGAGGAATGATCTTGCAGGAGACATAGGGGATCCATTACAAAAGCAATTTGAATTCCCTATGAACAG gagtgatgatgaggatgagtatGGTGTATATCAGTTAGACTCTGAGATGAGACATTATCCTCAGGTGAATATCTACTATGGACAGGCTGAGTTTGAAGGAATAAGCAACACTGATGGCTCGCAGAAAGTGCATCCTGATGCAGATAACGGTAATGCAAATCTCACTTCAGAGAATGGATTCGACACACAGGGTTTAGAAAGAAACACAGCAGTTGGGAAGAGTGAGGATGAACCTTATATATATGAAAATGAAGCACCTTCCTCACTATATGTTTCAGAAGATGTTGATGCTGAACctgttgattttgaaaataatggaCTTCTCTGGCTCCCTCCTGAACCAGAAGATGCAGAAGACGAGCGAGAAACTTTTTttgttgatgaagatgatgaagataaTGACGGGAATGGGAATGCCATTGGTGAGTGGGGATATCTGCGCAATTCAAACAGTTTTGGAAGTGGAGAGCATCGCCACAAGGATAGGACAAGTGAGGAGCAGAAGAAGGTAATGAAGAATGTAGTAGATGGACATTTTAGGGCATTGGTGGCTCAGCTGTTACAGGTCGAAAACCTACCTGTTGAAGACAATGGTGAAAACGTTTGGATGGAAATAATCACATCTCTCTCGTGGGAAGCTGCTACTTTATTGAAGCCAGATACTAGCAAAAGTGGAGGGATGGACCCAGCTGGTAATGTGAAAGTCAAATGCATTGCATGTGGCAGCCGCATTGAAAG TACGGTTGTTAAAGGAGTTGTTTGTAAGAAGAATGTGGCTCATCGTCGCATGACATCAAAAGTTGATAAACCTCGCTTGTTGATCCTTGGAGGGGCTCTTGAGTACCAGCGTGTTGCTAATCTGTTGTCTAGTGTAGATACCTTATTACAGCAG GAAATGGACCATCTGAAGATGGCAGTGGCAAAGATAGCCTCTCATCAACCAAATATCCTTTTGGTAGAGAAATCAGTCTCGAGATATGCACAGGAATATCTTCTTGCAAAAGACATATCTCTGGTACTTAATGTCAAGAGGCCACTTCTGGAGCGCATAGCACGTTGCACAGGCACTCAAATTGTGCCTTCAATTGATCATCTTTCATCACCAAAGTTGGGTTACTGTGAAGCTTTTCATGTTGAAAAGTTTGTTGAAAATCTTAGTAGTGCTGCTGCTCAAGGTGGtaaaaaaccaatgaaaacattgATGTTTTTTGACGGCTGCCCAAAGCCATTGGGTTGCACA ATTTTACTTAAAGGTGCTGATGAGGAAGAATTGAAGAAGGTAAAGCATGTGGTTCAGTATGCAGTTTTTGCAGCTTACCATCTGGCTTTGGAGACATCTTTTCTTGCTGATGAAGGAGTCTTCTTCCCAGAAATTCCGCTTAACAGTCTGCCTCTTCCTaatacaacatcaaccattcagaGGTCAATCTCAACAGTTCCTGATTTCGTTGCTCCTAGCAGTGAAAAGTCTCAGGGGCTTGAATCCGACACTGGACCACGGAGAACTAAGAGTGTCAGCAGTACTGAATCCTATTTGCCTAATGATGATCCTTGTGAATCTTTGCAATCTGCATCATGTATCAGCCATACAACTGCCTTTTATTCTTCCATTGTCGCTTCTGGAAATGCAATTCCAGGTTCATACAATGAGAAAATTCTTCCTAGTAAATACACAAATGACTCCACACAACCCCTGGAGGAGGAAACTCCTGAAGTGAACAACTCTTTGGGAATCATGAATGATCCTACTGTAAACGGTTATGGACCTGCAGAGAAATTAGATCATGGTATTTTAGCTGACACTACGCAAAATGATCTCAAGCAAATCTCTACAAACCGATCAACTGTGTTAGAGTTATCTTCAGAAGATGTTCAACCTGAGAAGGCTGGAATCACAAATGAAGAGAAGGTTCCTGAGGAAGAAGCGTTTCCTCCATCACCCTCTGACCATCAAAGCATTTTGGTGTCTTTGTCATCTCGGTGCGTGTGGAAGGGAACTATGTGTGAGAGATCCCAGCTCTTTCGAATCAAATATTATGGCAGCTTTGATAAACCACTGGGTCGGTTTCTTCGGGACCATTTGTTTGATCAG AGTTTTCGATGCCATTCTTGTGAAATGCCATCGGAAGCACATGTGTATTGTTATACTCATCAACAGGGAACACTTACCATATCAGTCAAGAAACTACCAGAAATTCTCCTTCCTGGTGAAAGGGAGGGAAAGATTTGGATGTGGCATAGATGCTTGCGGTGTCCAAGAATCAATGGCTTTCCTTCTGCTACACAGAGAATAGTAATGTCTGATGCTGCATGGGGTTTATCATTTGGGAAATTTTTGGAGCTCAGTTTCTCAAACCATGCTGCAGCCAGCAGGGTTGCAAGCTGTGGTCATTCTTTACACAGAGATTGTCTACGTTTTTATGG ATTTGGGAATATGGTCGCTTGCTTTCGATATGCATCAATTGATGTTCACTCAGTCTACCTTCCCCCACacaaacttgattttgattatGGGAGTCAGGATTGGATACAAAAGGAATCAGATGAG ATGGTTAAACGGGCAGAGGTTTTATTCTCCGAGGTACTCAATGGTCTTAGCAAAATAGGCGAGAAGAGATCAAGGGCTGAACTGGAGGGAATGTTGCAAAGGGAAAAACTGGAATTTGAG GAAATGCTTCATAAGGTTTTGAACCAGGAAAAGAGAAAGGGCCAACCTGAGATTGACATTCTGGAAATTTATCGATTGCGGAGGCAGTTACTTTTCCAGTCATATATGTGGGATAGCCGCCTAATCACTGGGGTCAACTTATTCAAGTCTAGCGATGAAACTGATTTAAGCAGTACAAGTTCAGAGGATAAGGAAATACATGTTGATGAAAATCAGATAAGCGTGACCACTACAGCAGGAAGCCGCTTCAAAAGTGTTGACTCTATTGATGGTGATCCAAAAAAGCTGAAAAGAAGCCCAAGTGTTGGAGGAGTAGGAGGGGGTTATGTAAAAGATTCCCAATCTGTTGCATTTCATCGAGATATCGACATGCCCAAAAATACCAATCATAAGAAAGAAGACCAACCTAATCTTCCAATCAGCAAAAGCATATATGATCCATCTGAGCCCTTAGAACCTGAATTGCGTGTTCGCAGAGCAATGTCTGAAGGACCAATGTCTCTCATGTCTAGTTTGTCTGATACACTTGATGCAAAATGGACAGGTGGAGACCACTCTTCGGCACAGCCTGATTCATTTCTGGCAGAAGCTACCACAACTTCGATGCTGAAAGAAGCATCCACTGTTGGGGATCATGCCGAAGACCAGAATGCCAACAAGAGTATCTTTTCTTCTAAGGGTCAAGATAACATGGAAGACTCTTCAAGTTGGTTAGCAATGCCCTTCTTAAACTTCTATCGCCAGTTTAACAAGAATCTTTTTTCTAGTACAACAAAGTTTGATACACTAGTCGACAGCAATCCGGTTTATGTATCATCCTTCTGGAATCTGGAACTCCTAGGTGGTGCAAGGATGCTTCTGCCTATTGGTGTTAATGACACTGTCATTCCAATATATGATGATGAACCCTCAAGTGTTATAGCTTATGCCTTGACGTCACCAGAATACCATTCCCAATTGAATGATGATGTAGAGCGACCGAAAGATGCGAGTGATTTAGGTTCATCATATTTTTCTGAATCAACCACCTTACAGTCATACTCTTCTACTGATGAAATAGCTTTTGATCTTCAGAAGAGTTTCGGGTCAGTAGAGGAGATGTTATTGTCAATGCCATCTCGTAACTCATTGATGCTAGACCCAACATTATATTCAAAGACGATGCATGCCAAAGTTTCTTTCGGAGAAGATGGTCCCCTCGGCAAAGTAAGATATTTGGTGACTTGTTATTATGCCAAGCGATTTGAAGCCTTAAGAAGGGTCTGCTGTCCTTCAGAGTTTGATTATATAAGATCTTTGAGTCGCTGTAAGAAATGGAAAGCTCAAGGTGGGAAGAGCAATGTATTTTTTGCAAAAACATTGGATGATCGATTCGTCATTAAACAAGTAACAAAAACTGAGCTTGAATCATTCATTAAATTCGGGCCTGGATACTTCAAATATCTTTCAGAATCCATTGGCTCAGGAAGTCCCACATGCCTCGCAAAGATTCTTGGCATATACCAG ATTACATCAAAGCATCTCAAAGGAGGGaaagaatcaaagatggatgtTTTGGTTATGGAGAATCTTCTGTTTAGGAGAACTGTGACGCGACTTTATGATCTCAAAGGATCTTCCAGGTCCCGGTACAATCCAGATCCTAACGGGAGGAACAAAGTTCTGCTAGACCAGAACTTGATTGAAGCAATGCCGACTTCTCCTATTTTCGTGGGAAACAAGGCAAAACGGTTGTTAGAGCGAGCCGTCTGGAATGATACCGGCTTTCTTGCA TCGGTTGATGTAATGGACTATTCGCTACTCGTCGGGGTGGATGAAGAGAAGCATGAGTTAGTTCTTGGGATCATTGATTTCATGAGACAGTATACATGGGACAAGCATCTTGAAACATGGGTAAAGGCTTCCGGCATCCTCGGAGGGCCAAAGAATGCATCTCCGACGATTATATCGCCAAAGCAGTACAAGAAAAGGTTCCGGAAAGCGATGACCACTTACTTTCTCATGCTTCCTGATCAGTGGTCACCTCCAGCCATAGTTGGAAGTTCATCACAGTCTGATTTAGGTGAAGATTACACTCAAGGTAGGTCCTCAGTTGAATGA
- the LOC112735273 gene encoding protein LURP-one-related 11, which produces MGRVHPQALQLLSPNCSFTSKQETFTLWMKSLVLNGKGCTVFDSNGQIVYRVDNYNCKDKHEVHLMDQEGNGLFTITRKQYKLSRFWEGYRSPATRNDHKGPCFRVCKTYKISRGGSTYEVQIGLDKNQPCNLKIESITGKSACKIVDEFGVIVAELKRKKSPCGVDLGEDVFTMVVEANVDISLIMGIVVAYSLINCKM; this is translated from the exons ATGGGAAGAGTTCATCCCCAAGCACTACAATTATTATCTCCTAATTGCAGCTTCACTTCCAAGCAAGAAACCTTCACCTTATGGATGAAATCTCTTGTTTTGAATGGAAAAGGTTGCACTGTCTTTGATTCAAATGGACAAATTGTTTATCGAGTTGATAACTATAATTGCAAAGATAAACATGAAGTTCATCTCATGGATCAAGAAGGGAATGGTTTGTTCACTATAACTCGAAAG CAATACAAATTGTCAAGGTTTTGGGAGGGATATCGATCTCCGGCCACAAGGAATGACCACAAAGGACCATGCTTTAGGGTTTGTAAGACTTATAAGATCTCAAGAGGGGGTTCAACATATGAAGTACAAATTGGATTGGACAAAAACCAACCATGCAATCTTAAAATTGAAAGTATCACTGGCAAATCTGCTTGCAAAATTGTTGATGAATTTGGTGTAATAGttgcagag CTTAAAAGAAAGAAGTCACCATGTGGAGTTGACTTAGGAGAAGACGTATTTACAATGGTAGTGGAGGCAAATGTAGATATTTCTCTAATAATGGGGATTGTTGTAGCTTACAGCCTCATTAACTGCAAAATGTAa